The following are from one region of the Yoonia sp. R2331 genome:
- a CDS encoding acyl-CoA synthetase — protein sequence MTYANMADRNAIEAETAWDARDLPTTTFELLSRTADAHGSRKALSFQLQSGPTDPCETLTWNELRDQATQVANMFRQLGIGENDVVAYMMPNANESVLTYLGGQIAGIVNPINPLLEPEQIGAILRETNAKVLVTLRSFPKTDLAQKAGEAVKLAPNVETVLEVDLHRYLTGIKKLIVPLIRPKNPVTHSAKVLNFRTEMEKQPKTLAFADSGVDRVAAYFHTGGTTGMPKVAQHRYSGIVYNAWLGARLLFTEEDVQICPLPMFHVFAAIVSLGASLGSGAQIVFPTPQGYRGDGVFDNFWKLIERHKVTFMITVPTAMSALMQRKVDADISSLKLAFCGSAPLPLELYRRFEEAAGVNICEGYGLTEATCLVSINPPDGEKKVGSIGIPFPYTQVRIVDVATQVDVEPNAIGEICVSSPGVYDGQTYTEAAKNKDLFYPGEDSPLQANRQFLRTGDLGRIDEDGYLWITGRAKDLIIRGGHNIDPAEIEEALAGHPAVAFAGAIGQPDAHAGEIPCAFVELVDGADISVDELMTYAKDKIHERAAHPKHLEILDELPKTAVGKVFKPDLRKSAITRVFNEALDKAGVAAHVTSVTEDKKRGLVAHIAGDAGEEDVKKVLSNYANAWDMAD from the coding sequence ATGACCTATGCCAATATGGCTGACCGGAATGCAATCGAGGCTGAAACCGCGTGGGACGCGCGTGATCTGCCCACAACCACATTTGAATTGCTCAGCCGGACCGCAGATGCACACGGGTCGCGCAAGGCGTTGTCGTTTCAGCTGCAGTCGGGGCCAACGGACCCTTGCGAGACGCTGACCTGGAACGAGCTGCGCGATCAGGCGACGCAGGTCGCCAATATGTTCCGCCAGCTTGGCATCGGCGAAAACGACGTTGTGGCCTATATGATGCCCAACGCCAATGAAAGTGTGCTGACCTATCTGGGTGGCCAGATTGCAGGCATCGTCAACCCGATCAACCCGCTGCTGGAACCCGAACAGATCGGCGCCATTCTGCGCGAAACCAATGCCAAGGTGCTGGTCACCCTGCGTAGCTTTCCCAAGACCGATCTTGCGCAAAAGGCAGGCGAGGCGGTCAAACTCGCGCCGAATGTGGAAACCGTGCTTGAGGTGGACCTGCACCGCTATCTGACCGGCATCAAGAAGCTGATCGTCCCGCTGATCCGGCCCAAGAATCCGGTCACGCATTCCGCCAAGGTGCTGAATTTCCGCACCGAGATGGAAAAGCAGCCCAAGACGCTGGCTTTTGCCGACAGCGGCGTGGACCGGGTGGCGGCCTATTTCCACACCGGCGGAACCACGGGCATGCCCAAGGTGGCACAGCACCGCTATTCCGGCATCGTCTATAACGCCTGGCTGGGCGCGCGGCTTTTGTTCACCGAAGAGGACGTGCAAATCTGCCCGCTGCCGATGTTCCATGTCTTTGCGGCCATCGTGTCGCTGGGCGCATCGCTCGGCTCTGGTGCGCAGATCGTCTTTCCGACACCGCAGGGCTACCGCGGGGATGGCGTCTTTGACAATTTCTGGAAGCTGATCGAGCGTCACAAGGTGACGTTCATGATCACCGTGCCCACGGCCATGTCGGCCCTGATGCAGCGCAAGGTCGATGCCGATATCTCGTCCCTCAAGCTGGCGTTCTGTGGCTCTGCCCCGCTGCCGCTGGAACTTTACCGCCGCTTTGAAGAGGCCGCAGGCGTGAACATCTGCGAAGGCTACGGCCTGACAGAGGCGACATGTCTGGTGTCGATCAACCCGCCTGACGGTGAAAAGAAGGTCGGCTCGATCGGTATACCGTTCCCCTATACGCAGGTGCGGATTGTGGATGTGGCCACGCAAGTTGATGTCGAACCAAATGCAATTGGCGAGATTTGCGTCAGCTCTCCGGGGGTCTATGACGGGCAGACCTATACTGAGGCTGCCAAGAACAAGGACCTGTTCTATCCCGGTGAGGACAGCCCGCTGCAAGCCAATCGCCAGTTCCTGCGCACCGGCGATCTGGGGCGCATCGACGAAGACGGCTATCTTTGGATCACCGGGCGCGCCAAGGATCTGATCATCCGGGGTGGTCACAACATCGACCCCGCCGAGATCGAAGAGGCGCTGGCCGGACACCCTGCCGTCGCCTTTGCCGGGGCCATTGGTCAGCCCGATGCCCACGCGGGTGAAATCCCATGCGCTTTTGTTGAATTGGTCGACGGCGCGGATATTTCCGTGGACGAACTGATGACATACGCCAAAGACAAGATCCACGAACGCGCAGCACACCCCAAGCATCTGGAAATTCTGGATGAATTGCCCAAGACCGCTGTCGGCAAGGTGTTCAAACCCGACCTGCGCAAATCCGCAATCACGCGGGTCTTCAATGAAGCCTTGGACAAGGCTGGCGTCGCAGCCCATGTGACAAGCGTGACAGAGGACAAAAAGCGCGGTCTTGTTGCCCATATCGCCGGTGACGCAGGCGAAGAGGACGTCAAGAAGGTCTTGTCGAACTACGCCAACGCCTGGGACATGGCCGACTAA
- a CDS encoding thiol-disulfide oxidoreductase DCC family protein codes for MHPQAPVAVMDSTCALCSFGARMIHRLDRSQSIRICPIQTEMGRQLLAANGLDPIDPDSWLFIENGTVWRDFDALIRVGERSGGWGRALSLLRLIPARPRGWLYARIARNRYALFGRGDMCAIPDPALRARLIG; via the coding sequence ATGCACCCCCAAGCTCCCGTTGCCGTGATGGACAGCACCTGCGCGCTTTGCAGTTTCGGCGCGCGGATGATCCATCGTCTGGACCGTAGCCAAAGCATCCGTATCTGCCCGATCCAGACCGAGATGGGCCGGCAGCTACTGGCTGCCAACGGACTTGACCCAATTGACCCCGACAGTTGGCTTTTCATCGAGAACGGGACCGTCTGGCGCGACTTTGATGCGCTGATCCGCGTGGGCGAGCGTTCAGGCGGCTGGGGGCGCGCCTTGTCGCTGCTGCGGTTGATCCCGGCCCGGCCGCGCGGCTGGCTCTATGCCCGGATCGCGCGCAATCGCTATGCACTGTTCGGGCGCGGCGACATGTGCGCGATCCCTGATCCGGCCCTGCGCGCAAGGTTGATCGGATGA
- a CDS encoding reverse transcriptase family protein codes for MNHKALAGILAVSLTRGAWDRATVRDRLQQRLPVAIRNLATPIADDLIAAMPGPYAPQPRHVAAALVATPGFRKVATHCAKHDVWPAPDLSPPHMAPIPAFTACALPALTTPQALADWLLVDPAQLDYLADPEGRHERHGDMAVNHYHARVVPKRRGGARLIEAPKARLKALQRMLLDGLLSRVPVHDASFGFVAGRSCRDAAQRHAGEDMVISFDLADYFARLGWGRVFGLYRRLGYPAPVARLLSGLCTTCTPPRVRDRMPLAARDDLRVAHLPQGAPTSPMLANVLTFGLDIRLAGLARTLGARYTRYADDLTFSGATTILAPVLNAVPDIVRDAGFALNPAKTRAMPAQTRQSVTGIVVNQHCNVARRDFDQLKAVIHACGNPADPRLRDPAFCATLAGQIGWVRSVNPQRGAKLDRLLNLALERRIEASATVNI; via the coding sequence ATGAACCATAAGGCGTTAGCAGGCATTTTGGCTGTCTCTCTGACCCGTGGTGCGTGGGATCGGGCGACAGTGCGGGACCGGCTGCAACAGCGGCTTCCCGTCGCGATACGCAACCTCGCCACGCCCATCGCGGATGACCTGATCGCGGCAATGCCGGGCCCCTATGCCCCGCAGCCCCGGCATGTTGCTGCCGCACTTGTGGCGACGCCGGGCTTTCGCAAGGTGGCGACCCATTGCGCGAAACACGATGTCTGGCCCGCGCCCGATCTGTCGCCGCCGCACATGGCCCCAATCCCGGCCTTTACCGCCTGCGCGCTGCCTGCGCTGACCACACCGCAGGCGCTGGCCGATTGGCTGCTGGTTGATCCCGCGCAGCTTGATTATCTGGCCGACCCCGAAGGACGCCACGAACGTCACGGCGATATGGCCGTGAACCACTACCACGCGCGTGTCGTCCCCAAACGGCGGGGCGGCGCGCGGCTGATCGAGGCACCAAAGGCCCGGCTCAAGGCGCTGCAACGCATGCTTTTGGACGGGCTTCTCAGCAGGGTTCCTGTCCATGATGCCAGTTTTGGCTTTGTCGCCGGGCGGTCCTGTCGGGATGCGGCACAGCGCCATGCAGGCGAAGACATGGTGATCTCTTTTGACTTGGCGGATTACTTTGCGCGGCTCGGCTGGGGCCGCGTCTTTGGGCTCTATCGTCGTCTGGGATATCCCGCGCCAGTTGCCCGCCTGCTGTCGGGCCTTTGCACCACATGCACCCCGCCGCGTGTGCGCGACCGGATGCCGCTTGCGGCGCGCGATGACCTGCGCGTCGCCCATCTGCCGCAGGGCGCGCCAACCTCACCGATGCTGGCCAACGTGCTGACCTTCGGGTTGGACATCCGGTTGGCAGGGCTCGCCCGGACGCTGGGTGCACGTTACACGCGGTATGCCGATGATCTGACCTTCTCAGGTGCCACCACGATCCTCGCCCCAGTTCTGAATGCGGTGCCGGACATCGTGCGCGATGCGGGCTTTGCGCTGAACCCTGCCAAGACCCGCGCCATGCCAGCCCAGACCCGGCAAAGCGTGACTGGAATCGTCGTCAATCAACATTGCAACGTCGCACGCCGTGACTTTGACCAGCTCAAGGCGGTGATCCACGCCTGCGGCAACCCTGCTGATCCCCGGCTACGCGATCCCGCCTTTTGTGCAACGCTTGCGGGGCAGATCGGCTGGGTGCGATCGGTCAATCCGCAACGCGGGGCGAAACTCGACCGGCTCTTGAACCTTGCGCTGGAACGCCGCATTGAAGCGTCGGCCACAGTGAATATCTAG
- a CDS encoding ClbS/DfsB family four-helix bundle protein has product MPATDKSGLMKITEKEFAKLSALIGGIDAATAEMKRDDDTSIKDVVAHRAHWINLFLGWYADGQAGKTVHFPAPGYKWNDLKRYNADLRARQADLDWAAARSLLQKNHDRLMSFLQTQDNAALFGGPMKGARNAWTPGRWAEAAGPSHYRSAGKYIRMTLKTAD; this is encoded by the coding sequence ATGCCTGCGACAGACAAGTCAGGACTGATGAAAATCACCGAAAAGGAGTTTGCGAAACTCAGCGCCCTGATCGGCGGGATCGACGCCGCCACCGCTGAGATGAAGCGCGACGACGACACTTCGATCAAGGATGTGGTCGCCCATCGTGCCCATTGGATCAACTTGTTTCTTGGCTGGTATGCCGACGGTCAGGCGGGCAAGACCGTCCATTTCCCGGCCCCGGGATACAAATGGAATGACCTGAAGCGATACAATGCTGACCTGCGGGCGCGGCAGGCCGATCTTGACTGGGCGGCGGCCCGGTCGCTGCTGCAAAAGAACCACGACCGGTTGATGTCGTTCCTGCAAACGCAGGACAATGCCGCCCTTTTTGGCGGACCGATGAAAGGTGCGCGTAATGCATGGACACCGGGCCGTTGGGCCGAGGCGGCCGGCCCCAGCCATTACCGATCCGCAGGAAAATACATCCGCATGACGCTGAAGACGGCAGATTGA
- a CDS encoding alpha/beta fold hydrolase, whose translation MTTFFVHGVPDTHRLWDPLIAELGTGDWRVLSLPGFGTAPPPGFDSHMDSYAEWLIDQVTQVGGPVHIVGHDWGGLLTLRVAHLRPDLFASWSVLNASLYPGLKWHRLARLWQTPWKGELAMMLMRGRRAEKLLGRAGMPPALLRTELPLINSHMKRSILRLYRSATDIGADWGDDLGGLPAQGMVIAAESDPFVPVRVCERLAESADVPLKVLPGGHWAVYSHPAPISAALQAHWAL comes from the coding sequence ATGACCACCTTCTTTGTGCATGGGGTGCCTGACACCCACCGACTTTGGGACCCGCTGATCGCGGAACTTGGAACGGGCGACTGGCGTGTCTTGTCGCTGCCGGGGTTTGGCACTGCGCCGCCGCCGGGCTTTGACAGCCATATGGACAGCTATGCTGAATGGCTGATTGATCAGGTCACGCAAGTGGGCGGGCCTGTGCACATCGTGGGGCACGACTGGGGCGGTCTGCTGACCTTGCGCGTGGCCCATCTGCGGCCAGACCTTTTTGCATCATGGAGCGTGCTGAACGCATCACTTTATCCGGGGCTGAAATGGCACCGGCTGGCGCGGCTGTGGCAGACCCCTTGGAAGGGTGAACTTGCCATGATGCTGATGCGGGGCAGGCGGGCGGAAAAGCTGTTGGGGCGTGCGGGCATGCCGCCTGCGCTGCTGCGGACAGAGCTGCCGCTGATCAACAGCCACATGAAGCGCAGCATCCTGCGGCTCTACCGGTCGGCCACGGACATCGGCGCGGACTGGGGCGACGATCTGGGAGGGCTACCCGCGCAGGGCATGGTGATCGCCGCAGAAAGTGACCCTTTTGTACCGGTGCGGGTTTGCGAGCGGCTGGCGGAAAGTGCCGATGTCCCGCTGAAGGTGCTGCCCGGGGGTCATTGGGCGGTCTACAGCCATCCGGCCCCAATTTCCGCTGCGTTACAGGCGCATTGGGCCTTATGA